The Pseudofrankia inefficax genome window below encodes:
- the murI gene encoding glutamate racemase, whose amino-acid sequence MSDAPIGVFDSGVGGLTVARAILDQLPHEPLLYFGDTAHAPYGPRPIAEVRRLALDAMDTLVAEGVKLLVIACNTASAACLRDARERYDVPVVEVVLPAARRAVAATRSGRVGVIGTVATITSRAYDDAVAAAPDVTLTSVSCPAFVDFVERGTTAGRQLLGLAEAYLAPLQEADVDTLILGCTHYPLLTGVIGLVMGESVTLVSSAEETAKDTYRVLARGGLFRDPELPPPVHRFLATGDPRSFTRIGRRFLGPELAAVLPAQPSGERAATGSPATVGPTAAGVRTTLPAGGGAAAGSADRAGTSGAQAPLPLSMAVGTRERDGGGDNVTTAVMATAEAVRQ is encoded by the coding sequence ATGAGCGACGCGCCGATAGGGGTGTTCGACAGCGGCGTCGGCGGTCTGACGGTGGCCAGGGCCATCCTCGACCAGTTGCCGCACGAGCCCTTGCTGTATTTCGGCGATACCGCGCACGCGCCGTACGGCCCGCGCCCTATCGCCGAGGTCCGCCGGCTTGCGCTCGACGCGATGGACACACTCGTCGCCGAGGGCGTGAAGCTCCTGGTGATCGCCTGCAACACGGCGAGCGCCGCCTGCCTGCGCGATGCCCGCGAGCGTTACGACGTTCCGGTGGTCGAGGTCGTGCTGCCGGCGGCCCGCCGGGCGGTGGCCGCGACCCGCAGTGGCCGGGTCGGGGTCATCGGCACCGTCGCGACGATCACTAGCCGGGCCTATGACGACGCGGTGGCCGCGGCCCCCGATGTGACGCTCACCAGCGTCTCCTGTCCCGCGTTCGTCGACTTCGTCGAGCGGGGAACGACCGCCGGCCGTCAGCTGCTCGGCCTGGCCGAGGCATACCTCGCGCCGCTGCAGGAGGCGGACGTCGACACCCTGATCCTGGGATGTACGCATTATCCGTTGCTGACCGGGGTTATTGGGCTCGTGATGGGGGAAAGTGTCACCCTGGTGAGCAGCGCCGAGGAGACCGCAAAGGACACCTACCGGGTGTTGGCCCGTGGTGGTCTGTTTCGCGATCCCGAACTCCCGCCACCGGTTCATCGGTTTCTCGCCACCGGCGACCCGCGCTCGTTCACCAGGATCGGCCGCAGGTTCCTCGGGCCCGAGCTGGCGGCCGTCCTGCCGGCTCAGCCCAGCGGCGAGCGCGCGGCGACCGGGTCACCGGCCACTGTCGGTCCCACGGCCGCGGGCGTGCGCACGACGCTTCCCGCCGGCGGAGGCGCGGCGGCGGGGTCGGCCGATCGCGCCGGCACCAGTGGCGCGCAAGCGCCTTTGCCCCTGAGCATGGCGGTGGGCACGCGGGAACGGGACGGGGGCGGCGACAACGTGACGACGGCGGTCATGGCGACGGCTGAGGCGGTGCGCCAGTGA
- a CDS encoding tyrosine-type recombinase/integrase, with product MVKERADDAASSTEGHVERLPSGSLRVVVFAGRDDVTGKPIYLKETVKRAEDVVAARARLLAKAGAGRRPERNATVERLVDEYLATADIEPTTRHMYAGYARRNIVPTIGKKTVREIRTRTLETLYARLRVCRKLCNGKGRPGHVCEPLAVSTIRQIHAVVSGAFAAAVRWEWVDESPAENAKLPRAHAVEPDPPSPTDVAAIVTKAWELDPPLALFLWLAVTAGARRGELCELRWNNLDLTAGTMRVAQNYAVRGGNKLHKATKTHQKRTLALDEVTCQLLQEEHDRIAGALAKVDVTLADDAFVFSHDPAHSKPWNPDSATHRVAEVAKAAGVKATIKSLRHYNATQLLAAGVDLRTTAGRLGHGSGGATTLRVYAHRTTEADRRAAAILTAALPPRPSAPA from the coding sequence ATGGTCAAGGAGCGTGCCGACGACGCTGCGTCGTCGACCGAGGGGCACGTCGAGCGGCTGCCGAGCGGCTCGCTGCGGGTCGTCGTCTTCGCCGGCCGCGACGATGTGACCGGCAAGCCGATCTACCTCAAGGAGACCGTCAAGCGCGCCGAGGACGTCGTCGCCGCGCGGGCCCGGCTGCTCGCCAAGGCCGGCGCCGGCCGGCGACCCGAGCGGAACGCCACCGTCGAGCGCCTGGTCGACGAATACCTCGCGACAGCCGACATCGAGCCGACGACAAGGCACATGTACGCCGGCTACGCCCGGCGCAACATCGTGCCGACGATCGGCAAGAAGACGGTGCGCGAGATCCGGACGCGCACGCTCGAAACCCTCTACGCCCGCCTGCGGGTCTGCCGGAAGTTGTGCAACGGCAAGGGCCGGCCGGGGCACGTGTGTGAACCGTTGGCGGTCAGCACGATCCGCCAGATCCACGCCGTCGTGTCCGGCGCGTTCGCGGCCGCGGTCCGTTGGGAGTGGGTCGACGAAAGCCCGGCCGAGAACGCCAAGCTCCCCCGGGCGCACGCTGTCGAACCCGACCCGCCTTCGCCGACGGATGTCGCGGCGATCGTGACCAAGGCTTGGGAGCTGGACCCGCCGCTGGCGCTGTTCCTCTGGCTGGCGGTCACCGCCGGCGCGCGGCGCGGCGAGCTGTGCGAGCTCCGCTGGAACAACCTCGACCTCACCGCCGGAACCATGCGGGTCGCACAGAACTACGCCGTCCGCGGCGGCAACAAGCTCCACAAGGCCACCAAGACCCATCAGAAACGAACCCTCGCGCTCGACGAGGTCACCTGCCAACTGCTCCAGGAGGAACACGACCGGATCGCGGGCGCGCTCGCCAAGGTCGACGTCACCCTGGCCGACGATGCCTTCGTCTTCTCCCATGACCCCGCCCACAGCAAGCCCTGGAACCCGGATTCGGCCACCCACCGGGTCGCCGAGGTCGCGAAGGCTGCCGGAGTGAAGGCCACGATCAAGTCGCTGCGCCACTACAACGCCACCCAGCTCCTGGCCGCCGGCGTCGACCTCCGCACCACCGCCGGTCGCCTCGGCCACGGCAGCGGCGGCGCCACCACCCTGCGCGTCTACGCCCACCGCACCACCGAAGCCGACCGCCGCGCCGCTGCCATCCTGACGGCAGCCCTGCCCCCCAGGCCATCGGCTCCGGCCTGA
- a CDS encoding NB-ARC domain-containing protein — MRGLSDVEVPAFARAYRDPVSAGQVLADAGLPVQLHPSWGTHSALAFWWAVSGLMENGALRGGREALCRAALKSYPANPVFMAGAEGSEAPTGVGVREVIWPQRDGMPERRSKPSHDWLPALPGRFVPREMDLANVRHLVTSRTNGPVVGLVGMGGAGKSTLARAVVSDDQVRSAFPDGVVWVEVNPDPDIASVLSTVLSAFGSPTPVVETAEGSARLRTLLAGAACLIVLDNVWGVEVLRALPVPATSRLLVTTRSRDALFTDSMVYPVVRLDEQTARDMLARYAGFEPKELPAVSDEVIAGCGGLALALALVGGMVGEGRRWATVAERLRRADLDRLAGQFPDYPHLDLLAALDVSVNTLAETEALRFLELAVFEGRGAVPITAAIELWQATAQLDRLDGDDLLNLLGRRSLVEIARDGETFTLHDLLFQYARRSLGTDRLALLHGKLAHAFLDRWGGLPSALPVLHDVAALSDADLYAVDSLIFHLLAAGESDTADAVLTVQWPLCGNHAGNVWYTVHEDLDVTDSYLADIRAAWRNAGTGSTTDQGGLQRRILYALIIGSVTSLAARIPPDLLVRLVEERLWPPRRALAYARATSNARYKAQSLARLARHLPENQQDEILSQALTTAMAMDDPIAQAEALVDLASYLSAHQITEALTIAAAIQPSHARVQALVALVQYLPADQRADTLTQALAAATTINHPEVRADALTRLAPHLPADQLVHAITDACAGIGDPFHRARALTEFVPHVPADQQAEIVAQAVAAATTLDAVFRAAALTTLVPHAPADQQAEIVNQAQTATVAIGDSDFRAAALADLVPYLPADQQAEIVTQILATAEFITSPDIRVAALARLAPHLSADQLIKALAAAAAIDDPYYQAQALMDLAPRLPADRRAEVLTKAVAAGAAVNEPDFRAEVLAELAPYLSTDQLSQALAAAAAIQLPHLRAVALAGLAPHMSAEQIGHALTASTIGDPHFRSVALTRLVPHLPAEQQTAILTQALTAATAIDDPESRADALTGLVPHLPADQQAEILTQALTAATAIDDPHSRAEALVELAPHLPTNQRDQALTNAAAMRFLHARTVALVGLAPHLSAHQLVQAVAAAAATDHPGWRTRALTGLVPHLPADQQTEILTQALTAAAAIDDPDLRAEALVELAQHLPADQIAQALTSAAAIDHPAARARALTGLVPHLPADQQTEILTQALTAAAAIDDPDLRARALTRLVPHLPADQQTEILTQALTAGSLASRSAVVDVVMASIATGVNGARAGASLIDCLRWWP; from the coding sequence GTGCGCGGTCTGTCAGACGTCGAGGTCCCGGCGTTCGCCAGGGCGTACAGGGATCCGGTTTCGGCGGGACAGGTACTGGCGGACGCGGGCCTGCCCGTGCAGCTGCATCCGTCATGGGGAACGCATAGCGCGCTCGCCTTCTGGTGGGCCGTCTCAGGACTGATGGAGAACGGAGCCCTGCGCGGTGGCCGCGAAGCGTTGTGTAGGGCCGCCCTCAAGTCTTATCCAGCGAACCCGGTGTTCATGGCCGGCGCAGAGGGCTCGGAAGCACCCACAGGCGTGGGCGTCCGGGAAGTCATCTGGCCGCAGCGGGACGGGATGCCTGAGCGACGTTCGAAGCCGTCCCATGACTGGCTGCCAGCGCTTCCCGGCCGATTCGTTCCTCGCGAGATGGATCTCGCCAACGTGCGGCACCTGGTGACGAGCCGGACCAATGGACCGGTGGTGGGCCTGGTCGGGATGGGAGGGGCGGGAAAGTCAACGCTCGCCCGCGCGGTAGTGAGTGACGATCAGGTTCGTTCGGCGTTTCCGGACGGGGTCGTGTGGGTGGAGGTCAACCCCGACCCGGACATCGCCAGCGTGCTGTCGACGGTGCTGTCGGCATTCGGATCGCCGACCCCGGTGGTGGAAACGGCCGAGGGATCAGCGCGGCTGCGGACGCTGCTGGCCGGGGCAGCCTGTCTGATCGTGTTGGACAATGTGTGGGGGGTCGAAGTGCTGCGTGCGCTGCCGGTTCCCGCGACAAGCCGCCTTCTGGTTACCACTCGTAGCCGCGATGCTCTGTTCACGGATAGTATGGTTTACCCGGTGGTGCGACTCGACGAGCAGACGGCCCGAGACATGCTGGCCCGCTATGCCGGATTCGAGCCGAAAGAACTACCCGCAGTCTCCGACGAAGTGATCGCTGGCTGCGGCGGCCTGGCGTTGGCGTTGGCGTTGGTCGGCGGCATGGTTGGGGAAGGCCGGCGGTGGGCGACAGTCGCCGAACGGCTGCGTCGTGCCGACCTAGACCGGTTGGCGGGCCAGTTTCCCGACTACCCACATCTGGATTTGCTGGCAGCGCTCGACGTTTCGGTGAACACACTCGCCGAGACGGAGGCATTGCGGTTCCTCGAACTGGCAGTCTTCGAGGGGCGAGGGGCGGTGCCTATAACGGCCGCAATCGAGCTTTGGCAGGCGACGGCCCAGCTTGATCGCCTGGATGGCGACGACTTGCTGAACCTGCTCGGCCGCCGCAGCCTAGTAGAGATCGCTCGTGACGGTGAGACGTTTACGCTTCACGACCTGCTATTCCAGTATGCCCGCCGCAGTCTGGGCACCGACCGGCTTGCCCTGTTGCACGGCAAGCTCGCACACGCCTTCCTCGACCGTTGGGGGGGCCTCCCCTCCGCGCTACCAGTGTTACACGACGTGGCCGCTCTGAGCGATGCCGACCTGTACGCGGTCGACAGCTTGATATTCCACCTGCTGGCTGCCGGTGAATCGGATACCGCCGATGCTGTTCTGACGGTGCAGTGGCCCCTCTGCGGCAACCATGCCGGTAACGTCTGGTACACCGTCCATGAAGACCTTGACGTCACCGACAGCTATCTCGCCGATATTCGCGCCGCCTGGCGCAACGCGGGCACCGGCTCCACCACCGATCAGGGTGGCCTCCAACGCCGAATCCTCTACGCCCTGATCATCGGCTCGGTCACCAGCCTCGCTGCGAGAATCCCACCAGACCTTCTCGTTCGCTTGGTGGAGGAGCGCCTCTGGCCACCGAGACGTGCCCTCGCCTATGCTCGCGCAACTTCGAACGCACGATACAAAGCCCAGTCGTTGGCCAGGCTCGCACGCCACTTGCCAGAAAATCAGCAGGATGAGATCCTCAGCCAAGCTCTGACAACCGCGATGGCCATGGACGACCCAATCGCTCAGGCCGAGGCGTTAGTAGATCTGGCGTCGTACCTATCTGCCCACCAAATCACTGAAGCCCTAACCATTGCGGCTGCTATTCAACCGTCGCACGCTCGTGTGCAAGCGTTGGTGGCGCTAGTACAATATCTGCCCGCCGATCAGCGGGCAGATACCCTCACTCAGGCTCTCGCAGCCGCGACAACCATCAACCACCCGGAAGTTCGGGCGGACGCGTTAACCAGACTCGCACCGCACTTGCCTGCCGATCAGCTAGTTCACGCTATAACCGATGCCTGCGCTGGCATCGGTGACCCGTTCCACAGGGCGCGCGCCCTGACCGAATTTGTCCCCCACGTGCCGGCTGACCAACAGGCAGAGATCGTCGCCCAGGCCGTGGCCGCCGCGACTACCCTCGACGCAGTATTCCGGGCGGCGGCGCTGACCACACTTGTACCCCACGCGCCCGCTGACCAGCAGGCTGAAATCGTCAACCAAGCCCAGACCGCCACGGTCGCCATCGGCGACTCAGACTTCCGGGCGGCCGCTTTAGCGGATCTGGTTCCGTACCTGCCTGCAGACCAGCAGGCAGAAATCGTCACTCAGATCCTGGCCACTGCAGAATTTATCACCAGCCCTGACATTCGGGTGGCAGCGTTGGCCAGGCTGGCACCACACCTGTCTGCCGATCAGCTCATCAAAGCGCTGGCCGCAGCGGCCGCCATCGACGACCCCTACTACCAGGCGCAGGCCTTGATGGATCTGGCACCGCGCTTGCCCGCCGACCGCCGGGCAGAGGTCCTTACTAAGGCTGTTGCCGCCGGTGCCGCGGTCAACGAGCCGGATTTTCGGGCCGAGGTGTTGGCGGAGCTGGCGCCGTACCTCTCCACCGACCAGCTTTCCCAGGCCCTAGCCGCCGCCGCCGCGATTCAACTCCCGCACTTACGCGCGGTGGCGCTAGCGGGGCTGGCACCGCATATGTCCGCCGAGCAGATCGGCCATGCCCTGACTGCCTCCACAATCGGCGACCCGCACTTCCGGTCGGTGGCGTTGACCAGGCTGGTACCTCACCTGCCCGCCGAGCAGCAAACGGCGATCCTCACCCAAGCCCTCACCGCCGCGACCGCCATCGACGACCCAGAGTCTCGGGCCGACGCGTTGACCGGGCTGGTGCCGCACCTGCCCGCCGACCAGCAAGCGGAGATCCTCACCCAAGCCCTCACCGCCGCGACCGCCATCGACGACCCACATTCGCGGGCGGAGGCGTTGGTGGAGCTGGCGCCGCACCTGCCCACCAACCAACGCGACCAAGCACTGACAAATGCCGCTGCCATGCGGTTCCTGCATGCTCGGACTGTGGCGTTGGTAGGGCTGGCGCCGCACCTGTCTGCTCATCAGCTCGTCCAGGCGGTGGCCGCCGCAGCCGCCACCGACCACCCGGGATGGCGGACGCGGGCGTTGACCGGGTTGGTGCCACACCTGCCCGCCGACCAGCAAACGGAGATCCTCACCCAAGCCCTCACCGCCGCAGCCGCCATCGACGACCCAGACTTGCGGGCGGAAGCGCTGGTGGAGCTGGCACAGCACCTGCCCGCCGATCAGATCGCCCAAGCTCTGACTTCCGCGGCCGCCATCGACCACCCAGCCGCGCGGGCTCGGGCGTTGACTGGGCTGGTGCCACACCTGCCCGCCGACCAGCAAACGGAGATCCTCACCCAAGCCCTCACCGCCGCAGCCGCCATCGACGACCCAGACTTGCGGGCTCGGGCGTTGACTAGGCTGGTGCCACACCTGCCCGCCGACCAGCAAACGGAGATCCTCACCCAAGCCCTCACCGCCGGCTCCTTGGCGAGCAGGTCGGCGGTTGTCGACGTGGTGATGGCGAGTATTGCGACCGGCGTCAATGGCGCCCGAGCCGGCGCATCGTTGATCGACTGTCTGCGCTGGTGGCCCTGA